A window of the Miscanthus floridulus cultivar M001 chromosome 14, ASM1932011v1, whole genome shotgun sequence genome harbors these coding sequences:
- the LOC136506194 gene encoding achilleol B synthase-like: MEQTVSDFHGRQVWEFDPDAGTDEERSKVEQLRRTFTENRFRRRESQDLLMRMQLTGNKHLHADMPAATKIEYGDEVTEETLQESLRRALGWMSALQAEDGHCPGDFSGIMYLLPFWIFALHITGSVDAVLSKEHIREICRHIYNHQMFYVKDMSTKSKRGKNEDINSMINEPKRHIVLSWKINIVGIKDK; the protein is encoded by the exons aTGGAGCAGACGGTGAGTGACTTCCATGGCCGGCAGGTATGGGAGTTCGACCCGGACGCTGGCACCGACGAGGAGCGCAGCAAGGTGGAGCAGCTTCGCCGGACGTTCACGGAGAACCGCTTCCGAAGGAGGGAATCGCAGGACCTCCTCATGCGTATGCAG TTGACTGGAAACAAACATCTGCATGCGGATATGCCCGCCGCCACCAAGATAGAGTATGGCGACGAGGTGACGGAAGAAACTTTGCAGGAGTCGTTGAGACGAGCGCTCGGTTGGATGTCTGCTCTCCAAGCCGAAGATGGTCACTGCCCTGGTGACTTCAGTGGGATTATGTACCTGCTGCCGTTCTGG ATTTTCGCACTGCACATCACAGGATCGGTCGATGCTGTCCTGTCGAAAGAGCATATACGTGAGATATGCCGCCATATCTACAACCATCAG atgttctatgtgaaagacatgtctacaaaatcaaagagaggaaaaaacgaagacatcaactcaatgatcaatgagccaaagcgccacatagttctttcatggaaaataaatatagtgggaattaaaGACAAGtaa